The stretch of DNA ACTGAATaggaattgaaaaagctCACAAATTCAAATACTCAATATACTTAGCGGCTTGTTCGAAATTGAAtgcaagaagaagagtaAACCCGTTGAACATGCATAGTTTTGTGATGTCGTTAAGAGTGTCTTCAGAGttactatcatctactatAAATATtagtatattattttcatttttagatAATGGCTGCATTCTTCTAGAGATATAATCAACATATAGTTTGTGATAAGTTAAAGTTAAAAAGAGTACACTTCTCCCACGAACAAGATAGTCGTAAAATATCTTATTGATTCCCgtagaagaaatatatcTCCAGTTAGTGCTTTTCAAATGGTTCAGAAGCggattttctttctgagTGGTGTTCACTAGTACAGTTTTTCCTTGCCCAGTACTCTTGAAGGGTCTCTTTCGATTATACTCATCTGTAGTTTTCGAATCGGACCATTCCTTCGGTTTTTGCTGATTGAAGGCGTTTATAACCTGGTTTGGGTTTATAGGTCTCGATTTTTCTGACTCCTGTTGCAGAGGTTTAGGCTGatgtgatgatgatggCTCTTTATTTGATGATTGAGACTCAGTATTATCTGTACcactcttttcttttcttagttTAGCAACGCCAGCCAATATACTTTCAAAGGAAGTCGGATCAGTATTATTCATCTTCTAGTGTTTGACTATTCTGATTTTGTTCTGCGTTATGTTGCGTAGCTCCCTTACATAAATTAGTGCTCAAACTTCCCTTTTTGTTCAAATGATTTTCATTAGAAAAGTAGCTTTAGATGAAAATCTTGCTCTGAtcaaaacaagaaagacTACCGCAATAATCAAGCAATGTCTTCCCAAAAGAGTATGTAAATAATTAACTCCACATCGATGTTATCACAAAGACACTTATTAACCAGTGCGTAAATGTGTATTTGAAACGTAGTTGATTTAACCAAACTGAATCCTGAGCAACTGAACGCTGTAAAACAACAATTCGATCAAGAATTGCAGCACTTCACACAGTCCTTGCAAGCATTGACTATGGCCAAGGGAAAGTTCACAGAGTGTATTGATGATATCAAAACAGTCtctcaagaagaaaatgaaggaCAAAACCTACTAGTTCCGGCATCAGCATCATTATACATACCAGGTAAGATTTTAGATAATAAGAAATTCATGGTCGATATTGGTACAGGCTATTACGTTGAAAAGAGTGCAGATGCAGCAATTTCGTTTTACCAGAAGAAAGTGGAAAAGCTTGACAAAGAGTCTGTACAAATTCAAGATAttataaaggaaaagacTCAATACTCGTTGTCTATCGAGGCTCAAATAAGACAGGCCGCTATAAGACAGCATGAGACGACGAGCaaacagcagcaacaacaaaagaaggAGGCGTCCGCAGCTTAGAGCGTTTGCTTGGTACATTAATTTTATATCATCTGTTACCTTATGTAAGTTAATTTATATAACGTAAAATTTTAATTATCGTCACTTCGTAGTTTCcgcaaaaagaaattgaaaatttttcatgcTTTACTAGCGATgagttgaaaaaacttGGAAATTTTGTATTAAATATTCCATTATACTTCAATAAAGAAGGTGTCAAGACAAGATAGGCTAGATTGAATAtggcaaagaagaagtctAAGAGTAGATCTAAAAGTTCTAGAAGAGTTTTAGATGCTTTTCAACTTGCTGAGAGAGAGATTAATGGTGAATTCGATGATACCAGCGACAAtgacaaaagaaatgatgcCCGTCGTAATGGTACTGTTGTCAACTTGTTGAAAAGATCGAAGGGTGGTGCTGAaagtgatgaagatgatattGGCACAGAATCGTTTGAAGATGAGGAGTTAAACTCGGATGAAGCTTTGGGCTCTGATGATGACTATGACGTTTTGAACTCTAAATTCTCACAAACTATTCGTgataagaagaagaaaaacgCAGATTACGAGGACGATGAGGACGAAGGTGGGTATACCtctattgatgaagaagacttGATGCCATTATCGAAAGTATGGGACATGGATAGCAAAACCGTTCAGAACggaaatgatgaagaagacacTTCTCTTCAACTAAAGTTGCAAGATACAGATGCCAGTACTGGATCAAGTAGCTCTGAAGTAAGTGAATCTGAATCTGAatctgaagatgaagatgaggaagatCCATTTGACGAAAtttcagaagatgaagaagatatcGAACTAAATACAATTACCGCCAAACTGATCGATGAAACTAAAAGTAAAGTTCCAAAAAGACTGGATACTTACGGTACCGGTGAAGCTAACGAGTATGTTCTGCCTTCTGTAAGTGCAACGAACGCATCTTCTGGGAAATTGACTTTGGCAGATATGATGAATGTTGTTGATGACAGGCAAGTCATCGAAAACGCTAATTTGCTCAAGGGTAAATCGTCAACGTACGAAGTCCCATTGCCACAGCGTATTCAACAAAGACATGAACGTAAGGCAGCGTATGAAATATCGAAACAAGAGATAAGTAAATGGAATGATATTGTCCAACAGAACAGAAGGGCAGATCACTTAACCTTCCCATTGAATAAACCGATTGAGCACAATCATGCCTCGGCTTTCACTAGAACCCAAGATGTTCCTCAAACAGAATTGCAGGAGAAGGTAGATCAAGTTTTACAAGAGAGTAATTTAGTCGACCCAGAAAAGAACTCGACGTTTGAAGAGTTAGGCACTGCGAAGATGACACCTGAGGAAATGAGGAAGAGAACTACCGAGATGAGATTGATGAGAGAGCTGATGTttagagaagaaagaaaagctaGAAGactaaagaaaataaaatccaAGACATACCGTAagatcaaaaagaaagaattaatGAAGAATAGAGAACTGGCAGATATTTCCAGTGATGAAGACAATGAAGATCATGATATCGCTAGAGCCAAGGAAAGAATGACCTTGAAACACAAGACTAATTCTAAGTGGGCCAAAGATATGATAAAACATGGTATGACTAATGACGCTGAAACCAGAGAAGAAATGGAGGAAATGCTAAGACAAGGTGAACGTTTAAAAGCAAAAATGCTGGATAGGAATTCCGATAACGAAAGCGATGATCGTGTGTTAACCCTAAGtgatgttgaaaatgaagaggaagaaaatgctGACTCTGCGACGTTAAAGAG from Saccharomyces mikatae IFO 1815 strain IFO1815 genome assembly, chromosome: 13 encodes:
- the RAD10 gene encoding DNA repair protein RAD10 (similar to Saccharomyces cerevisiae RAD10 (YML095C); ancestral locus Anc_8.874): MNNTDPTSFESILAGVAKLRKEKSGTDNTESQSSNKEPSSSHQPKPLQQESEKSRPINPNQVINAFNQQKPKEWSDSKTTDEYNRKRPFKSTGQGKTVLVNTTQKENPLLNHLKSTNWRYISSTGINKIFYDYLVRGRSVLFLTLTYHKLYVDYISRRMQPLSKNENNILIFIVDDSNSEDTLNDITKLCMFNGFTLLLAFNFEQAAKYIEYLNL
- the GIM5 gene encoding Gim5p (similar to Saccharomyces cerevisiae GIM5 (YML094W); ancestral locus Anc_8.873), giving the protein MSSQKIDLTKLNPEQLNAVKQQFDQELQHFTQSLQALTMAKGKFTECIDDIKTVSQEENEGQNLLVPASASLYIPGKILDNKKFMVDIGTGYYVEKSADAAISFYQKKVEKLDKESVQIQDIIKEKTQYSLSIEAQIRQAAIRQHETTSKQQQQQKKEASAA
- the UTP14 gene encoding Utp14p (similar to Saccharomyces cerevisiae UTP14 (YML093W); ancestral locus Anc_8.872) is translated as MAKKKSKSRSKSSRRVLDAFQLAEREINGEFDDTSDNDKRNDARRNGTVVNLLKRSKGGAESDEDDIGTESFEDEELNSDEALGSDDDYDVLNSKFSQTIRDKKKKNADYEDDEDEGGYTSIDEEDLMPLSKVWDMDSKTVQNGNDEEDTSLQLKLQDTDASTGSSSSEVSESESESEDEDEEDPFDEISEDEEDIELNTITAKLIDETKSKVPKRLDTYGTGEANEYVLPSVSATNASSGKLTLADMMNVVDDRQVIENANLLKGKSSTYEVPLPQRIQQRHERKAAYEISKQEISKWNDIVQQNRRADHLTFPLNKPIEHNHASAFTRTQDVPQTELQEKVDQVLQESNLVDPEKNSTFEELGTAKMTPEEMRKRTTEMRLMRELMFREERKARRLKKIKSKTYRKIKKKELMKNRELADISSDEDNEDHDIARAKERMTLKHKTNSKWAKDMIKHGMTNDAETREEMEEMLRQGERLKAKMLDRNSDNESDDRVLTLSDVENEEEENADSATLKSNLGKTGVMNMAFMKNAEAREKEANEETLRKLRAVENNGDIKLFESDEEVTNGENIQLNNGRRIYTPGTLESNKDMSELNAHTKEEHEIDESRSLENRLKVKNGRQSKNVKTNAEGAMIVEESSDEESAQKSQNTPQDDEAKIVNPWLTNESDEESIVKKQSSKVSIVDKDSSKNAKAMDKMNKAEMKQKSKKKKGKLNNDEDLLLTADDSTRLKIVDSYGGSDDEQVGNGFIFKQQDVIAEAFAGDDVVAEFQEEKKRTIDDEDDKEVDTTLPGWGEWAGAGSKPKNKKRKFIKKVKGVVNKDKRRDKNLRDVIINEKVNKKNLKYQSSAVPFPFENREQYERSLRMPIGQEWTSRASHQELIKPRIMTKPGQVIDPLRAPFK